TATAAGGATAGATGAATTAGAAAATATTAGTCAAAAAATTTATCTATTTGATGCTTTAGAAAACACAACCACAGAATTAAAATTTAATGAGTTGGTTGAATTGCAATTATCAAAAGGAATTTATGAGAATAGATTTTTTATCACCTTTACCCCAGCTAAAACATTAATTACTAGGGATGAAATTTATGATATAAATTTAAGAACTTATATGGATGAACGTTCTGGTAATTTGTTAATAATAAATAACACCAATTTGGTTATAGAAAATGTAGAAATATTTAATGTACTAGGTCAGAAGATTAAAAAATGGAAACTGAATATATCTGATGAAAAACTTGATTTAGAGGTAGGTAGTTTATCTTCTTCTATATATATTGTTAGTATAAAAACCAACAAAGGTACATTTACTAGTAAGATTTTAAAAAATTAAAAATTAGATACCGTATTCAAAAAAACCTTTCTTATTCAGAAAGGTTTTTTTGATATGTAACAAATCTTACAAAACTGTACTTTAAAATAAATTATCTTTGTAGTTATGAATGAAAACTTAAATCCTGAAAACGACAATTTATCAAATGAAGATTTAGATGTAGAAAAAAAATTACGTCCGCTTTCTTTTGATGATTTTACAGGACAAGACCAAGCAATAGATAACTTAAAAATATTTGTTGAAGCCGCAAACCAAAGAGGCGAGGCTTTAGATCATACGCTTTTTCATGGTCCTCCGGGTTTAGGAAAAACAACCTTGGCGCATATTTTAGCCAACGAATTAGAGGTGGGTATAAAAGTTACTTCTGGCCCTGTTTTAGACAAACCAGGTGATTTAGCAGGTTTGTTAACAAACCTAGATGAACGCGATGTATTATTTATTGATGAAATTCATAGATTAAGTCCTATTGTAGAAGAGTATTTATACTCTGCAATGGAAGACTATAAAATTGATATTATGATAGAATCTGGCCCAAATGCCAGAACTGTTCAAATAAATTTAGAGCCTTTTACCTTAATTGGTGCTACAACCCGATCTGGATTGTTAACCGCACCAATGAGAGCTCGTTTTGGAATAAGTAGTAGATTACATTATTACAAAACAGAATTATTAACAACCATTATTCAAAGAAGTGCACATATTTTAAATGTTCCTATTTCTATGGAATCTGCCATAGAAATTGCAGGTAGAAGTAGAGGTACACCAAGAATTGCAAATGCTTTGTTAAGACGAGTTAGAGATTTTGCACAGATAAAAGGAAATGGAAGTATTACCATAGAAATTGCAAAGTATGCTTTAAAGGCATTAAATGTAGATGCGCATGGTTTAGATGAAATGGACAATAAAATTCTAATGACTATTATTGATAAATTTAAAGGAGGACCTGTTGGTTTAAGTACCATTGCAACTGCTGTTTCAGAAAATACAGAAACGATTGAAGAAGTGTACGAACCTTTTTTAATTCAGCAAGGTTTTATTATGAGAACTCCAAGAGGAAGAGAAGTAACAGCATTAGCATACACACATTTAGGAAGAGTAAAAGGAAGAAATCAAGGAGAGTTATTTTAAAAGGCTTTAAGCTTTAGGCTGTAAGCTTAAAGCATATTGCTTAAAGCATATTGCTAAAGAATGAATATAAAAAAAATAATACCAATTTTAGAATGGTTACCAAACTACAATAGATCTCTTTTTAAGGGAGATTTGTTAGCGGGTATAACTGTTGGTATTATTTTAATTCCGCAAGGTATTGCGTATGCATTAATTGCAGGTTTACCACCAATTTATGGTTTGTATTGTGCATTAATGCCACAAGTTATGTACGCTATTTTTGGGTCGTCTAGACAAGTGGCAATTGGTCCTGTAGCAATGGATTCTTTAATAGTTGCAACAGGGGTTTCTACCTTGGCTTTAGCAGGTTCTGATAGTTATATTTCCATCGCCATTTTATTAGCATTAATGGTTGGAGCAATCCAATTTATTATGGGGGTTTTTAGTTTGGGGTTTATTGTAAACTTCCTATCCAAACCCGTAATAACTGGCTTTACATCCGCGGTAGCGTTAATTATTGGGTTTAATCAGTTTCGGAATTTGTTTGGTGTAGACTTTGTTCAAAGTGATCAAATTCAGTATGTGGTAGCAGATATTTGGAGGCGTATAATTGATTTGAATGAACACACAACTATTATCGGACTCATTTCTGTTGTGGTGATTATCATCTTTAGAAAAATCAATAAAAAAATACCTAGTGCCTTAATTGTTGTGATTCTCGGAATTGTAATGTTAAAGTATTTTGGTGCAGCTTTTAAGGATGTTTCTATTGTAAAAGACATTCCTTCTGGCTTACCAACTTTTGGCATTCCTGAGTTTGATATCGATTTAATAAGAGAGTTATTGCCTATTGCTTTTACCTTGGTGATGGTTGGTTATTTAGAAACCATTTCTATAGGAAAGTCTTTAGAAGCAAAACAAGATGAATACAGAATAAGACCCAATCAAGAATTAATTGCTTTAGGTTTAGGAAACATGGTAGGGTCTTTTTTTAGTGCATACCCAACCACATCAAGTTTTTCTCGTTCTGCTATTAATCAAGAAAGCGGAGCAAGAACAGGTATGGCAGCATTAATTTCTGTATTAATGGTGGTTTTTACACTCTTATTTTTAACGCCTTTATTTTATCATTTACCAAAAACAGTATTGGCAGCAATTATTATTGTAGCTGTTTTTAATTTGGTAAATATTAAAGAAGCTGCTTTTTTATGGAAAGCCAATTATTTAGATTTTTGGTTGATGTTAGCCACCTTTATTGCTACATTATTATTAGGAATCGAATTCGGCATTATTGTTGGAGTGGGTCTTTCTTTAATTGTGTTAATTTATAGAACCTCTAGACCTTATGTAACGGAATTGGGAAAAGTACCAAATTCTAATTTTTACAGAAATAAAAATCGTTTTGAAGAGGTAATTATACACGATGATATTTTAATTTTTAGGTTTGATGCACAAATATTTTACGCCAACTCAAGTTATTTTAGAGATAATTTAGATGAAATGGCTGCAAAAAAAGGAAAGGCATTAAAATTGATAGTTATAGATGCAGAGAGCATTAATAGGGTTGATAGTACTGGTGTAGAAATGCTAAAAGAGCGAATTAAGTTCTATCAGAAAAAAGATATCATGTTTTATTTTGCAGGTGTTAAAGGCCCTGTAAGAGACGATTTGTTTAGAAGTGGAGTGTTACAGATTATAGGAATCAATCATTTTTTTATGCGTGCAAACGAAGCTGTAAAATTTTATAAGACAGGCAATAGAGAACATCAAGAAAAGTATGCAAAATATATACATCAAGCATATAAATAATTATTAACGTAACTGATAAAAGTTATCTGAGAAGTTTATTGTTTTTAATAAACTTTAAAGTATTAAATAGATAAGATTATGATTATAGAGCAAATTTATACCGGTTGTTTGGCGCAAGGAGCTTATTACATAGAAAGTAATGGCGAAGTGGCTATTATAGATCCTTTAAGAGAAGTACAAGATTATATTGATAGTGCAGCTAAAAATAATGCAAAAATCAAATATATTTTCGAAACGCATTTTCATGCAGATTTTGTGAGCGGACACGTAACCTTGGCAGAAAGAACGGGTGCGGAAATTGTGTTTGGTCCATCGGCAGAAACAAATTTTAAGGCAATAATTGCAAAAGACAATCAAGTTTTTAAGGTTGGTGATATTACCATTACGGTATTGCATACTCCAGGGCATACCATGGAGAGTTCTTGTTATTTGTTAAAAGATGAAAACGGAAAAGACCACGCACTTTTTAGTGGAGACACCTTGTTTTTAGGAGATGTTGGTCGCCCAGATTTAGCACAAAAAGGAGATATTACAGAAAAAGACTTAGCAGGTTTTCTATTTGATAGTTTACGAAATAAGGTAATGACATTGGCAGATGATGTTATTGTATACCCTGCACATGGAGCAGGTTCTGCTTGTGGTAAAAATTTAAGTAAAGAAACGGTAGGTACAATTGGCAATCAAAAACAAACCAATTATGCGTTAAGAACAAACATGACCAAAGCTGAGTTTATTAAAGAAGTTACAGATGGTTTGTTGCCGCCTCCTGCTTACTTTCCTTTAAATGTAAAGTTAAATAAAGAAGGATATCAAAATATAGATGATGTTATAAAAAATAGTGAGAAACCATTATCTGTGAAAGATTTTGAAATTATTGCAAATGAAACGGGTGCAGTTATTTTAGATGTTCGTCATCAAACGGAGTTTGTAAAAGGGTTTATACCACAATCTATTTTTATTGGTATAGATGGTGGTTTTGCTCCTTGGGTTGGCGCATTAATTAAAGATATTAAGCAACCTATTTTGTTGGTTGCTCCAGAAGGTAGAGAAGAAGATACCATTACACGTTTGTCTAGAGTTGGTTTCGATAATGTTTTAGGGTATTTAGAAGGTAGTTTTGATGCTTGGATAAAAGCAGGTAAAGAAATAGATACTTTAACTTCTGTTTCTGCAGATGTTTTAGAAGAAAAAATTAAAGAAAATGCAGTGGTTTTTGACGCTAGAAAACCAGGTGAATATGCAAGTGAACATATTGTAGGTGTAAAAAATACACCGTTAGATTCTTTAAACGAACACATCTCTGAGTTTCCTGAAAAAGGAGATTTTTACGTGTATTGTGGTGGTGGTTATCGTTCTGTAATTACGGCTTCTATTTTAAAAGCAAGAGGTATTCATAATGTAATTGATGTTGCTGGTGGTTATGCAGCAATAAGAAATACAAATATCGAAAGAACAGCAGCAGTGTGTCCATCAACTTTAAAATAAAATAAATGAAGAAATTAATTCCATTATTCTTTTTAACACTATTCTTTTTAAGTTGTAATTCTCAAGAAGGGTTAAAATCTGTTTCTACACAAGAATTAAAAGTCTTATTAGAAAAAGAGAACATTCAGTTATTAGATGTTAGAACGCCTAAAGAAGTACAGTTAGGGTTTATAGAAACTGCAAAATTTGCAAATTTGTTTGATGCCGATTTTCCTGTAAAAGCAGCAAACTCTTTAGACAAAAATAAGCCTGTGTATGTTTATTGTAGAAGTGGACGAAGAAGCGCAAAAGCTTCTGAGGTACTTCAAGAAAAAGGATTTACAGTAATAAACGTTCTTGGTGGATATAATCAATGGATAAAAGAAAAATAGAAGCATAAAAATACATAGTAGAGAGAGAACAAGAGCCTTTATTTAGGGGTTTTGTTCTCTCTTTTTTGTATTTTAGTTTTATAAAAACAAACAAGGTTGAAGATTTATAGATTAAGTTTAATTGCGTTCTTTTTATTTGTAATAACAAGTTTAAATGCTCAGTATTCTGCCGAGTATTTAAAGTATCACAAGCTGCACCCAGAAGCGGCAAGAACTCGTTTACAGCAAGAAACTATTATTACTATAGATATTGTTAATGATAGTTTACAAATTAATCAAGAGTTTTTAGAAGAAGACTTGTATTTAAATGATGCTGCCACTTATAACTCTAAAAACACCTTAAATTTTTCTGCATTTTTTGAATTAAATAAAATAGAAGCCGCTTCTTTTTCTTATGAAAATAACAAATATGTAGAAAATAAAGTAGAAAAGTTTACAGAGAAAGATGAATTAAATCAGTCTTTTCATGACGATTCTAAGTTGTTAAATTATGTGTATCCGAATTTGAAAAAAGGATCAAAATCGATTTTAAAATATTCTCAGAAAATTAAAAATCCTCGTTTTTTAACACCTTTTTATTTTGGTGATTATTTTCCTGTTCAAAAAAACAAAGTCACCATTATTGTTGATGAAAACGTGCATTTAGAATTCAAGAAATTTAATATTTCTGATGCAGAAATTCAATTTACCGAAGATAAAAAAGGGGGTAACGTAATTTATACCTGGACGTTAAATAACCAACCAGAATATGAGTTTGAGGCAAATACACCAAGTTACAAAACCATTTTACCGCACATTGTACCCATCATTACTTCTTATAAAATTAAGGGTAAAAATAGTAAGTTGTTAGGCAAAGTGTCCGATTTGTACAATTGGTATTATTCTTTGGTAGAAAATGTAAATACAGAAGTACCCAATGCAGAGTTGGTAAATTTAGTTGCAAGTATTACTGCGGATAAAAAAACCGATTTAGAAAAGGTAAAAGCCATTTATTATTGGACACAGCAAAACATAAAATACATCGCTTTTGAGTATGCATTAGGTGGTTTTATTCCGAGAGAATCAAACGATGTTTTTAGAAAAAAATATGGCGATTGTAAAGACAATTCTAGTATTTTGTACAGAATGTTAGAAATTGCAGGTGTGAAAGGAAATCTAACATGGATTGGTACAAGAAGCATTCCGTATACGTATGATGAGGTGCCAACACCCGTTGTAGACAATCACATGATTCTCTCTTATGAGAACAACGGAAAAACCTATTATTTAGATGCAACAGGTAGGTATATAAAATTCGGAATGCCAACTTCCTTTATTCAAGGAAAGGAAGCATTGGTTGGGTACGGAAAAGACTTTAAAATTAAAAAAGTACCAATTGTAGCTGCTAAAGAAAATGCAGTTACAGATGTTACTCGTATAAAAATTGAAAATGGAAGCATTATGGGGGCTTCTAAAACTGATATTTCTGGATACCCAAAAATCGATATTTTTCATAGTTTAGAAACAGGAAATACAGAAACGAAGTTAAAAAAGTTCTATAACAACGTGTTTCAGAAAGGGAATAATACTTTTTTAATTAGCAATTTTAAAGAGACCAATAAATATCATTATGACGATAATTTTATTGTGGACTATGATTTTGAGATTAAAAATTATGCTAAAAATTTGGGCGATGAAATTTACATCAACCTAAATTTAAATAAAGATATTTCTTCTTATAAAACAGATAAGAATCGAAAGAACGCCATAGAATACGATTATAAAAAATTCTTTAGTTATGCAACTATATTAGAAATTCCTAAAGGGTATGTGGTAGATTCTGTGCCCGAAGATGTAACTGTTTCTAATGATTTGTTGACTTGTAAGATTAGTTATAAAACAAATGGTAAAGAGGTTGTTTACAAGCAAGAAATCGAATTAAACTTCTTAGTTTTAACTTTAGAAGAACAAAAAGAAGTAAACACAGCGATTAAAAAAATTGAAAGAAATTATAAAGAAATTGTCGTTCTAAAAAAACAATAAAAACAAATTATGAAGATTAAAATTAGCTTATTAGTTGCCTTGTTATTTACTTTTCAGATTGCAGTAGCGCAAGAAACTCTTTTTTTTAAAAGTTATGATTGGGAAGCAAGTCCTAATTACACCGTAGAAAAAGAGCGAACAGAAGACATGATTGCTGTAAAAGAAAAAACTGTAACAGAATTTACTTTTGATAAAGAAGATTTAGTGGAATATTTTTTAGAGCACAAAGTGTTGTGGTTAAATTCTGATGACGCAATTGAAGAATATAACAAAATTTATTTACCATTTACGGTGGGTGCCGAATTACAAATAAATAAAGCTAGAGTAATTACGCCAGAAGGCAAAATTATCAATCTAGATCAATCTAAAATATTAACGGCAGAAGATGAAGAGACAGGAAGTACTTATAAATATTATGCCTTAGAAGGGATTACAAAAGGTAGTTTTATTGAATATATGTATGTGGTAAAAAGACCACCAAGTTATACCGGAGAAAAAAGGTACATTCAAGATGCTTATTATAAAGAAAATGTAGAGTTCGATTTATTTTCACCAAGTAATTTGCTGTTTAAATTTAAGAGTTATAATAATGTGCCAGATGTTGATACAGATACTTTAAGTGCCGATAAAAGACATTATAAATTATATGTTGCCAAAGTACCTAAATTAGAAAATGAATACCAAGCACCTTATAATGCATCCAGAGGATTTATTGTTTATAAAATGGATAAAAACACCAATAATATGGGTGTTGATATTATTTCTTATGGCAACATCGCCCATAATTTATATACTTCTTATTATCCAGCATATTCAGAAAAAACAACTGGTTTACTTAACGATTTTATAAAAGAATTAGACTTGTCAAAAAAAGCAGATGAAGAAACGATTGTAAGAAAATTAGATTATTACATAAAAACAACCGTGTATTCTCAAGATATTTATGGAGATGATTTAGAAAATTTAGATTTAATTTTAGCCCAACAAATAGCGAATGAAACCGGAGTAATAAAATTATATATTGCGGTTTTAAGAACATTAAATATAGCGCATGAATTGGTTGTAACAACAGATAGAAATGAAATAAAGTTTGACCCAGAATTTGAAGCGACTAATTTTTTAACGGACTTTTTACTGTATTTCCCTGCTTCTGATAAGTATTTGTCACCAAATGCATCAGGTACAAGATTTGGTTTCCCGATGCCTTATGTAACCGATAATTACGGTTTGTTTTTGAAGGAAGTAGTAAATGGTGATCAGAAATCTGTAACTGGTAAAATTAAATATATAGAACCGGTAACCGCAGATAAAATTGCAGATGTTATGAAGGTTACCATCGATTTTGATGAAGATAATTTAACAGAAAACACGGTCCATTTAGACAGAGCTTTCAGCGGATATTATGCCATGAATATTCAACCTTTTATGCATTTAATTCAAGGTAAAGAAGCTAGAAATGATTTAGTAGATAGTTTTGTAGAAAGTGCCACGCCAGAGTTCGAAATTAAAAGCAGAAAACTAATAAATGACGATGCAGAGTTGTTTGGGGTAAAACCATTGCAAGTTATTGTAGATTTTACAACAGAAGGATTTGTAGAAAAAGCAGGCAGAAAATACTTATTTAAATTAGGCGATTTAATTGGACAACAATTAGAAATGTATCAAGAAAAGGAACGAGTGTTGCCTTTAGAAGGTCAGTTTCATAGAAGTTATTACAGAACCTTAACACTTCATATTCCAAAAGGATATAAAATAACCAATTTAGAGGATATCATTATTGATAATTCGTATGTGAAAGATGGTAAAGAATTATTCTCCTTTAAATCTGCTTATCAATTAAAAGGGAATACGTTAACCGTAACTGCCGATGAGCATTACAGAGAAAATAACATACAAGTTGCAATGTATGAAGAATACAGAACTGTAATTAATAGTGCTGCAGATTTTAATAAAATTGTATTGTTGTTAGAGCCTTCAAAGTAGATTTCTATAATTTTTACAAAAAAAAAGGAAGCAATTTTGCTTCCTTTTTTTTTGTAAAATAGTTTAAGAATAGTAAACTATTTACCCTAAATATGTTTTTAAAAGATGTGTCTTAGATTGATGTTGCAAGCGCCTAATTGCTTTTTGTTTTACTTGTCGAACTCTTTCTCTAGAAAGGTCAAAAATTTCTCCAATTTCAGTTAAGCTGCAAGGCGCAGGAAGATTAATGCCATAAAACATTTTTATCACTTTAGCTTCTTTGCTAGAAAGCGTGTCTAAAGCTCTATTTATTTCTATCGATAAAGATTGTGTCATTAAGTTTTTATCTGGTCTAGGAGAATCATCAGATTGCATTAGATTGTATAAATTAGAATCTTCACCTTCTTTAAATGGTGCATCCATAGAAACGTGTCTCCCAGAGTTTTTTAAAGACTGTGCAACCTCAGTTTCTGTCATGTCTAACTGTTTTGCTATTTCTTTATTAGTAGGCATGCGTTGTTGGTTTTGTTCTAAACGATCATATATTTTACGTATTTTATTAATACTTCCTATTTTATTTAAAGGCAAACGCACAATACGAGATTGTTCTGCCAAGGCAGACATAATAGATTGACGAATCCACCAAACGGCATAAGAAATAAACTTAAAACCTCTTGTTTCATCAAAACGTTTTGCTGCTTTTACCAAACCTAAATTACCTTCATTAATTAAATCAGATAGTTTTAAACCCTGACCTTGGTATTGTTTTGCAACAGAAACAACAAACCTTAAATTTGCGGTAACAAGTTTATCTAACGCTCTATTGTTCCCTTTTTTTATTTTCAAAGCTAGTTCTACTTCTTCATCAGCAGTAATAAGCCCAATTTTACTGATTTCTTGAAAATATTTTTCTAAAGATTTGGCGTCACGATTGGTTACTTGCTTTACAATTTTAAGTTGTCTCATATATTGTTTTGGGTTTTTTTAAGATTAATTTTAAATAAATAGATTGCAATCATCACACATTTTCATTTCTCCGTAATAGGTTTCTCGGTATTTGTGAATCGTTTTAAAAGGAATCCCTAAAAAGTATTTTTTGATGTAAGTAACTCTAGAGTTTAGAGTTCCCATGGCAGAAGAATAGTATTTTTGATATTTTGTTTTTCTTTGAATTTTAATAATTTTCATATATATAGTTTTAAAGAAGTGTAAAAACACTTTTTTATGAAGTAAAAGATGATAACTAATGTAATTTTCTTAAAAAACTAGAAAGCAGCGGTAATCGATTTATCAGTATGATTTTTTGTACTACAAAAATCTAGACTATAAATGCTCGTATTATTTTTGATGTAAAAGAAAGAATTTCTCATGAATCTACAATATACGAAAAAACGAGCTATTTTCAATAG
The nucleotide sequence above comes from Polaribacter butkevichii. Encoded proteins:
- a CDS encoding sigma-70 family RNA polymerase sigma factor, whose product is MRQLKIVKQVTNRDAKSLEKYFQEISKIGLITADEEVELALKIKKGNNRALDKLVTANLRFVVSVAKQYQGQGLKLSDLINEGNLGLVKAAKRFDETRGFKFISYAVWWIRQSIMSALAEQSRIVRLPLNKIGSINKIRKIYDRLEQNQQRMPTNKEIAKQLDMTETEVAQSLKNSGRHVSMDAPFKEGEDSNLYNLMQSDDSPRPDKNLMTQSLSIEINRALDTLSSKEAKVIKMFYGINLPAPCSLTEIGEIFDLSRERVRQVKQKAIRRLQHQSKTHLLKTYLG
- a CDS encoding transglutaminase-like domain-containing protein, whose product is MKIYRLSLIAFFLFVITSLNAQYSAEYLKYHKLHPEAARTRLQQETIITIDIVNDSLQINQEFLEEDLYLNDAATYNSKNTLNFSAFFELNKIEAASFSYENNKYVENKVEKFTEKDELNQSFHDDSKLLNYVYPNLKKGSKSILKYSQKIKNPRFLTPFYFGDYFPVQKNKVTIIVDENVHLEFKKFNISDAEIQFTEDKKGGNVIYTWTLNNQPEYEFEANTPSYKTILPHIVPIITSYKIKGKNSKLLGKVSDLYNWYYSLVENVNTEVPNAELVNLVASITADKKTDLEKVKAIYYWTQQNIKYIAFEYALGGFIPRESNDVFRKKYGDCKDNSSILYRMLEIAGVKGNLTWIGTRSIPYTYDEVPTPVVDNHMILSYENNGKTYYLDATGRYIKFGMPTSFIQGKEALVGYGKDFKIKKVPIVAAKENAVTDVTRIKIENGSIMGASKTDISGYPKIDIFHSLETGNTETKLKKFYNNVFQKGNNTFLISNFKETNKYHYDDNFIVDYDFEIKNYAKNLGDEIYINLNLNKDISSYKTDKNRKNAIEYDYKKFFSYATILEIPKGYVVDSVPEDVTVSNDLLTCKISYKTNGKEVVYKQEIELNFLVLTLEEQKEVNTAIKKIERNYKEIVVLKKQ
- a CDS encoding rhodanese-like domain-containing protein; this encodes MKKLIPLFFLTLFFLSCNSQEGLKSVSTQELKVLLEKENIQLLDVRTPKEVQLGFIETAKFANLFDADFPVKAANSLDKNKPVYVYCRSGRRSAKASEVLQEKGFTVINVLGGYNQWIKEK
- a CDS encoding SulP family inorganic anion transporter, which translates into the protein MNIKKIIPILEWLPNYNRSLFKGDLLAGITVGIILIPQGIAYALIAGLPPIYGLYCALMPQVMYAIFGSSRQVAIGPVAMDSLIVATGVSTLALAGSDSYISIAILLALMVGAIQFIMGVFSLGFIVNFLSKPVITGFTSAVALIIGFNQFRNLFGVDFVQSDQIQYVVADIWRRIIDLNEHTTIIGLISVVVIIIFRKINKKIPSALIVVILGIVMLKYFGAAFKDVSIVKDIPSGLPTFGIPEFDIDLIRELLPIAFTLVMVGYLETISIGKSLEAKQDEYRIRPNQELIALGLGNMVGSFFSAYPTTSSFSRSAINQESGARTGMAALISVLMVVFTLLFLTPLFYHLPKTVLAAIIIVAVFNLVNIKEAAFLWKANYLDFWLMLATFIATLLLGIEFGIIVGVGLSLIVLIYRTSRPYVTELGKVPNSNFYRNKNRFEEVIIHDDILIFRFDAQIFYANSSYFRDNLDEMAAKKGKALKLIVIDAESINRVDSTGVEMLKERIKFYQKKDIMFYFAGVKGPVRDDLFRSGVLQIIGINHFFMRANEAVKFYKTGNREHQEKYAKYIHQAYK
- the ruvB gene encoding Holliday junction branch migration DNA helicase RuvB, with product MNENLNPENDNLSNEDLDVEKKLRPLSFDDFTGQDQAIDNLKIFVEAANQRGEALDHTLFHGPPGLGKTTLAHILANELEVGIKVTSGPVLDKPGDLAGLLTNLDERDVLFIDEIHRLSPIVEEYLYSAMEDYKIDIMIESGPNARTVQINLEPFTLIGATTRSGLLTAPMRARFGISSRLHYYKTELLTTIIQRSAHILNVPISMESAIEIAGRSRGTPRIANALLRRVRDFAQIKGNGSITIEIAKYALKALNVDAHGLDEMDNKILMTIIDKFKGGPVGLSTIATAVSENTETIEEVYEPFLIQQGFIMRTPRGREVTALAYTHLGRVKGRNQGELF
- a CDS encoding DUF3857 domain-containing protein — translated: MKIKISLLVALLFTFQIAVAQETLFFKSYDWEASPNYTVEKERTEDMIAVKEKTVTEFTFDKEDLVEYFLEHKVLWLNSDDAIEEYNKIYLPFTVGAELQINKARVITPEGKIINLDQSKILTAEDEETGSTYKYYALEGITKGSFIEYMYVVKRPPSYTGEKRYIQDAYYKENVEFDLFSPSNLLFKFKSYNNVPDVDTDTLSADKRHYKLYVAKVPKLENEYQAPYNASRGFIVYKMDKNTNNMGVDIISYGNIAHNLYTSYYPAYSEKTTGLLNDFIKELDLSKKADEETIVRKLDYYIKTTVYSQDIYGDDLENLDLILAQQIANETGVIKLYIAVLRTLNIAHELVVTTDRNEIKFDPEFEATNFLTDFLLYFPASDKYLSPNASGTRFGFPMPYVTDNYGLFLKEVVNGDQKSVTGKIKYIEPVTADKIADVMKVTIDFDEDNLTENTVHLDRAFSGYYAMNIQPFMHLIQGKEARNDLVDSFVESATPEFEIKSRKLINDDAELFGVKPLQVIVDFTTEGFVEKAGRKYLFKLGDLIGQQLEMYQEKERVLPLEGQFHRSYYRTLTLHIPKGYKITNLEDIIIDNSYVKDGKELFSFKSAYQLKGNTLTVTADEHYRENNIQVAMYEEYRTVINSAADFNKIVLLLEPSK
- a CDS encoding MBL fold metallo-hydrolase, which codes for MIIEQIYTGCLAQGAYYIESNGEVAIIDPLREVQDYIDSAAKNNAKIKYIFETHFHADFVSGHVTLAERTGAEIVFGPSAETNFKAIIAKDNQVFKVGDITITVLHTPGHTMESSCYLLKDENGKDHALFSGDTLFLGDVGRPDLAQKGDITEKDLAGFLFDSLRNKVMTLADDVIVYPAHGAGSACGKNLSKETVGTIGNQKQTNYALRTNMTKAEFIKEVTDGLLPPPAYFPLNVKLNKEGYQNIDDVIKNSEKPLSVKDFEIIANETGAVILDVRHQTEFVKGFIPQSIFIGIDGGFAPWVGALIKDIKQPILLVAPEGREEDTITRLSRVGFDNVLGYLEGSFDAWIKAGKEIDTLTSVSADVLEEKIKENAVVFDARKPGEYASEHIVGVKNTPLDSLNEHISEFPEKGDFYVYCGGGYRSVITASILKARGIHNVIDVAGGYAAIRNTNIERTAAVCPSTLK